One genomic window of Pecten maximus chromosome 3, xPecMax1.1, whole genome shotgun sequence includes the following:
- the LOC117322752 gene encoding uncharacterized protein LOC117322752, whose product MADTEDLCIVCRFPVTRRQQAVACDSCERWQHRTCDTGISLADYRLAVRTSSDICFTCLQCAPDIPPSDSETDITDFTDQLPVANFNLDDSFDMSDRERPDEATEPQEESFDAHGEPAEDSILDDQPTTYEVLAKGTTRGKPLLVSSDGYTYTVKRTNKSTTIWTCSLRSKVIHCYVRTLPCRAWSPS is encoded by the exons ATGGCAGACACTGAAGACTTGTGCATTGTTTGCAGATTTCCCGTGACACGTCGTCAACAAGCTGTAGCTTGTGACAGCTGTGAAAGATGGCAACACCGCACATGCGATACag GAATTTCCTTGGCGGACTATCGCCTGGCAGTGAGGACATCGTCCGACATTTGCTTCACTTGTCTTCAGTGTGCACCCGATATCCCCCCTAGCGATTCCGAGACCGACATCACCGACTTCACCGACCAGCTCCCGGTTGCCAACTTCAATCTTGATGATTCCTTTGACATGTCCGATCGGGAGAGACCGGATGAAGCAACGGAGCCGCAAGAGGA GTCATTTGATGCACATGGGGAGCCAGCAGAGGACAGCATCCTGGACGACCAGCCCACCACATACGAGGTACTTGCCAAAGGAACTACCCGCGGGAAGCCTCTACTGGTGTCAAGTGATgggtatacatatacagtaaag AGGACCAACAAGTCGACGACCATATGGACTTGCAGCCTTAGATCAAAGGTTATCCATTGTTATGTTAGGACGTTGCCCTGCAGAGCCTGGTCACCCTCTTAG